The Porphyrobacter sp. HT-58-2 genome segment CACCGGCGCCAACGTGCTGGTCGCGCTGTTCTCCGAGCGCGATTCCTACGCGGTCTATTTCCTCCAGCAGCAGGACATGAGCCGGCTCGATGCGGTGAGCTATATCAGCCACGGCATCGGCAAGGGCGGCCGCCAGATCGAAGGCAAGACGCCCCAAGGCACCGACAAGCCTGAGGAAGCCGCGCAGCAGACCAAGGACGCAGGGGGCAACAAGAAGGAAACGGCGCTCGACCAGTTCACCGTCAACCTCAATGCCAAGGCCGAGGCCGGGAAGATCGACCCGCTGATCGGGCGCGGGCCGGAGGTTGACCGGACGATCCAGATCCTGTGCCGCCGTTCCAAGAACAACCCGCTCTATGTGGGCGATCCCGGCGTCGGGAAGACCGCGATTGCCGAAGGCCTCGCGCGCAAGATCGTCGAAGGCGATGTGCCTGAAGTGCTGGCCGAAGCGGTGATCTATTCGCTCGACATGGGCGCGCTGCTCGCCGGCACGCGCTATCGCGGCGATTTCGAGGAGCGGTTGAAGCAGGTCGTCACCGAGCTTGAGGCGATGCCCAACGCGGTGCTGTTCATCGACGAAATCCACACCGTGATCGGCGCAGGCGCGACCAGCGGCGGAGCGATGGACGCTTCGAACCTGCTGAAGCCCGCGCTCTCCAGCGGCGCGATCCGCTGCATCGGGAGCACGACCTACAAGGAATTCCGCAACCACTTCGAAAAGGATCGCGCGCTGCTGCGCCGGTTCCAGAAGATCGACGTGAACGAGCCGACGGTCGAGGACACGATCAAGATCCTGAAAGGCCTGCGCAGCGCGTTCGAGGATCACCACAAGGTCAAATACACCCCCGACGCGATCAAGACCGCGGTGGAACTCTCGGCGCGCTACATCAATGATCGCAAGCTGCCCGACAAGGCGATCGACGTGATCGACGAGGTCGGCGCCATGCAGATGCTGGTGCCGCCCAGCCGCCGCAAGAAGACCATCACCGCCAAGGAAATCGAAGCGGTGATCGCCACGATGGCGCGCATCCCACCCAAGTCGGTCAGCAAGGACGACAAGAAGGCGCTGGAAAACCTCGAACGCGATCTGAAGCATGTCGTGTTCGGACAGGACGAGGCGATCACGCGTCTGGCGACCGCCATGAAGCTCAGCCGTGCGGGCCTGCGCGATCCGGACAAGCCCATCGGGAGCTTCCTGTTCTCTGGCCCCACCGGGGTCGGCAAGACCGAAGTCGCGCGCCAGCTCGCCACGATCATGGGGATCGAGCTGAAGCGCTTCGACATGTCCGAATATATGGAGCGCCACTCGGTAAGCCGCCTGATCGGCGCACCTCCGGGCTATGTCGGTTACGATCAGGGCGGGCTGCTGACCGATGCTGTCGACCAGAACCCGCATTGCGTGCTGCTGCTCGACGAAATCGAAAAGGCGCACCCAGATCTCTACAATATCCTGCTGCAGGTGATGGATAATGGCCGCCTGACCGACCATCACGGCAAGACGGTCGATTTCCGCAATGTGGTGCTGATCATGACCACCAATGCGGGCGCGGCCGACATGGCGCGGCAGGGCATCGGCTTTGGCGACGTGAGCAAGCAGGATGCGGGCGACGAGGCAGTGAAGAAGATGTTCACCCCCGAATTCCGCAACCGCCTCGATGCAATCGTGCCGTTTGCCTATCTCGGCAAGAACACCGTGGCGCGGGTGGTGGACAAGTTCATCCTCCAGCTCGAACTGCAACTGGCCGAACAGAACGTCCACATCCAGTTCGACAGCGATGCACGCGGCTGGCTCGCGGACAAGGGCTACGACAAGCTCTACGGCGCCCGCCCGATGGCCCGCCTGATCCAGGAAAAGATCAAGCAGCCGCTCGCGGAAGAACTGCTGTTCGGCAAGCTGGCCGATGGTGGCGAAGTGCATGTCAGCATCAAGGACGGCAAGCCGGTGTTCGAGATGACCCCCGCCCCGCCCAAGGTGAAGCCGACAAGGAAGGCAGCGGCGAAGAAGAAGCCCGCGGCCAAGAAGCCCGCGCCGGAAACCGACGAGGGCTGAGGGCGTCAAACCACAAATGGGGCGCGGGAGAGGAACCTCTGCCGCGCCTCTTTTGTTGAAAGCAGCATGAGCGCGCCTTTCGCATGGATCCGCCCTGAGGCGTGGGGCATCCACATCGTGCCCGCCGATGTCTGGGTCGATCCCTCGCGTCCCGTCCCGCGCGCGCTGGTGACCCATGGCCATGCCGATCACGCGCGCGGCGGACATGGTGAAACCATCGCCACCCCGGCAACGCTGGCGATCATGGCGCTGCGCTATCAGACGCGGGAGGGTGCCTCGCCGGTGGAATATGGCGAGAGCGTCGCCATCGGCGGGGGGGTAACGGCGACCTTCCTGCCGGCCGGACACGTACTGGGCAGCGCGCAAATCCTGCTCGAGCACGCCGGCGAGCGGGTCATCATCACCGGCGATTACAAGCGCGCGCCCGATCCGACCTGCACGCCCTTCGCGGTCACCCCCTGCAACATCTTCATCACCGAGGCGACCTTCGGCCTCCCGGTCTTCACCCATCCCCCCATCGGCGAGGAAATCGCCAAGCTGCTCACCGCGCTGGCCGACAATCCGGACTCCTGCGTGCTGGTGGGCGCCTATGCGCTGGGCAAGGCGCAGCGGGTGATCGCGGAGCTGCGGGCGGCGGGCCACACGGAGACGATCTGGCTCCACGGCGCGATGGAGGCGATGTGTCGCCTCTATGAGGAACACGGCGTCGCGCTGGGCGATCTGCGCCTTGTCAGCGATGCGCCTTCGAAAGAGGCGATGCGGGGGGCGATCATCCTTGCGCCTCCGCCTGCCCTCAATGATCGCTGGAGCCGCCGCCTGCCCGATCCGATCACCGCCATGGCTAGCGGCTGGATGCGGGTGCGCGGCAGGGCGCGTCAGCGCGGGGTCGAACTGCCGCTGGTGATCTCCGACCACGCCGACTGGAACGAACTCACCCGCACCATCACCGATGTGAACCCGACCGAAACCTGGATCACCCACGGCCGCGAGGAAGCCTTGCTGCGCTGGTGCGAGCTGAACCAGCGCCGCGCCCGCGCACTGGCACTGGTCGGCCGAGAAGACGAAGACGATTGAGGACGAGGATGACTGACATCCCCGTCCCGGCCTTGTTGCCCTTACTTGATCGCGGTGAGATCGGCCTCGATCTTCACCAGCGTCTCGTCGGAGATCATGCCCTGCGAATAGGGGGCGAGAACCCGCAGGCTCAGGGTCTTGAACTGTTCGTAGGCCGGATGCTGATCGACCGGGCCGAGGTGCTTGGCCAGCACCGCCTTGGCGCGATCATCGGCCATCAGCGCCTCGATCGGAGTGTCGAGCGTGAACAGCGCGGCAGGTGCTTCAACCGGTGCCGATGTATCGGTCTGAGCCAGCACGGCAGCGGGAGTGGCCATCGCCGCAAGGGCAACACCGAAGGCAGCAAGAGGCGAGAAAGTCATGCAGGGGGTTCCTTGATCACGACGCAGGACAAATCTGTGTCTGCCCGGCGCTTTATCGCATTTCCATGTCGACGCAATGAACGGTTGCCGGAGCTTGGCTGATGGAGGAATTTGCCGCACTGCTCGATGCGCTGGTCTACACTACAAGCCGCAACCGCAAACTGGCGCTGATCGCCGCCTATCTGCGAAGCGCGCCCGATCCCGACCGCGGCTGGGCGCTCGCCGCGCTGACCGAGGGGCTGGATTTTCCGGCGGTCAAATCCTCGACCATCCGCAACCTGATGATGGAGCGGGTCGATCCGGTGCTGTGGGCGCTGTCCCGCGATTTCGTCGGCGACACGGCGGAAACGGCCAGCCTGCTGTGGCCGGAACCTGAGAGTGCTGTCCCTCAGCCGCCACTGACGCTGGCCGAGGTGGTCGAGCGCCTCACCGCGCTTACGCGCGCCGGGGCTCCCACCGCGCTTTCTGCGCTGTTCGACAGGATGGATGCGCGCGGGCGGTTTGCGCTGATCAAGCTCGCTACCGGGGGGATGCGCGTTGGCGTATCGGCACGGCTTGCCAAGACTGCCTTCGCACAGGCCTTTGGTGTGGCAGTGGAGGAGGTTGAAGAATACTGGCACGCCCTTGCGCCGCCTTATGCCGAACTGTTCGCATGGGCGGCAGACGGCGGCCCCGCGCCCGATCTGGCGGGCGTACCGCGTTTCCGCCCCTTCATGCTCGCGCACCCGCTGGAAGATGGCGCGGTGGACCTCAAGGACTATGCCGCCGAATGGAAGTGGGACGGCATCCGCGTGCAGCTGGTGCGTGCCGGAGGCGCAACGCGGGTCTATTCGCGCTCGGGCGACGATATCTCCGCGACCTTCCCCGAATTGCTGGATGTTCTGCCGATCGACGCGGTACTCGATGGCGAATTGCTGGTGCGCGGCTCGACCCAAGGCGGGGAGGCAGGCGGCGCGGCGAGTTTCAATGCGCTTCAGCAGCGGCTCGGGCGCAAGAGCGTCTCAAGGGCGATGCTGCGCGATTACCCGGCTTTCGTGCGACTTTACGATGTGCTGCTGGTGGAAGGACGCGACTGGCGCGAGCATCCGTGGAAGTTGCGCCGCGCGACTTTGGAAGCGCTGATGCCGCGCCTGCCCGCCAGCCATTTCGATCTCTCCCAGCTGGTCGAGGCGCCCGACTTTACGGCGCTCGCCGCGATCCGCGATACCGCGCGCGACGAGGCGATCGAAGGGCTGATGCTCAAGCACCGCGAAAGCCCCTACGTGGCTGGGCGCAAGGTGGCGCTGTGGTACAAGTGGAAACGCGATCCGCTGCTGATCGACTGCGTGGTGATGTATGCCCAGCGCGGTAGCGGCAAGCGGTCGAGCTTCTATTCGGACTACACCTTCGGCTGTTGGGACGGGGATCCAGATGCAGGGGCGGAGCTGCTTCCCGTGGGCAAGGCCTATTCCGGCTTCACCGATGCGGAGCTTAAGAAGCTCGACCGCTTCGTGCGCCAGAACACCCTCAATCGCTTTGGCCCGGTGCGCGAAGTGAAGCGCGAACTGGTGTTCGAAGTTGCCTTCGATAGCGTCCACACCAGCAAGCGCCACAAGAGCGGCCTCGCCATGCGCTTCCCGCGCATCCACCGCATCCGCTGGGACAAGCCCGCACACGAGGCGGACCGGATTGAGGGGCTCAGGGCGCTGGTGAAGGACTAGCCCAGCGCCGCCGCAACCGCCTCGGCATGGTGCTTGGCGTTTTCGGCATAGTGCATCACGCCCACGCGCATTCCGGCAATCGCGGCATCATCGAGATCACGCATCTTGCGCGCCGGACGTCCGCCCCACAATTCGCGCGGCTCGATCACCTTGCGCTCGGTCAGCATCGCCCCCGCGCCGAGCATGGCGTCGCTCCCGATCACCGCCTTGTTCATCACGATCGCCCCCAGGCCTACAAAGCCGCGATCGTGGATCGTGCAACCGTGCACCACCGCCATGTGGCCGATCAGCACATCATCGCCGATCACCAGCGGGCAGCCATCCGGGTCGCCGGGGCGCGGCGGGTCGCAGTGGAGCACAGAGCCGTCCTGGACATTGGTCCGCTCGCCAATCCGGATCGAGAACACGTCGGCGCGCAGCACGCAATTGTACCAGATCGACGAGCCTGCCCCGATCACCACATCGCCGATGATGGTGCAGCCGGGCGCGATGAAGGCGGTGTCGTGAATTTGCGGAGTCTTGCCGTGGATAGGCACGATGTTGACGCCGGGGCGTGTGGTCATGTGTGGCTCTCCCATTGGTCGCGGGTGATGGCATAGGCGATGATGCGCGGGTTTTCAGGGTCGAAATCGGCGCTGTCGAAGTCGAGATCCTCGCGCCGCTCCATACCGAGCCGCAACATCAGGCCCCAGCTGGGTGTATTGCCTTCGACGGTCAGCGCGATAACCTCGTCCGCTCCGAAGCGGGCAAAGGCGATATCAAGCGCCGCAGCGGCGGCTTCTTTGGCATAGCCCTGCCCCCAGGCATCCTCGCGCAGCCGCCAGCCGACTTCCATCATCCCTTGCGGCCCGCCCGGCTGATTGGAGCGCTTCAGCCCGCAAAAGCCGAGCAACGCGCCGTCTTCGCGGCGCTCGACCACCCAGAAGGTATGACCGTGATCGGTGTGGTAGGCTTCGAGTCGTGCCTCCACGGCCGCCCGTCCGGCGTCGTCGACCACCCCGCCGAGCCAGCGCATGACGGCAGGCGTATTGGTGACGCGCCAGAACTCCGGCCAATCCTCCGCGCGCCAGTCGCGCAAGGCAAGGCGGGGCGTTTCGTGCCTGAATTCACCCATTGAGCAGGCGCGCGACATGCGCGGCATGATAGGTCAGCACCCCGCTGCATCCGGCGCGCTTGAAGGCGATCAGCTTTTCCATCACCAGCGCATCACGGTCCCCGATGCCGGCAGCCTGCGCGGCCTCGATCATCGCGTATTCGCCGCTCACCTGATAGGCGAAGACCGGCACGTCGAAGCGCTGCTTCACCCGGTAGATGATGTCGAGATAGGCGAGACCGGGCTTCACCATCACCGAATCCGCGCCCTCAGAGATATCCATCGCCACTTCGCGCATCGCCTCGTCGGCGTTGGCGGGGTCCATCTGGTAGGCCTTCTTGTCGCCCTTGAGCAGGCCGCCGCTGCCCACCGCATCGCGGAACGGGCCATAGAAGGCGCTAGCGTATTTGGCGGCGTAGGACATGATCTGGACATTGGGATGCCCGTTCATCTCCAGCGCCATGCGGATCGCGTGGATGCGCCCGTCCATCATGTCGCTGGGCGCGATGATGTCCGCGCCCGCGTTCGCCTGATTGACCGCCTGATCGACCAAGACCGCCACGGTCGCGTCGTTCAACACATAGCCGGTATCGTCGATCAACCCGTCCTGCCCGTGGCTGGTATAGGGATCGAGCGCCACGTCGGTCAGCACGCCGATATCGTTCCCGCAGGCGTCCTTGATCGCGCGGATCGCCTGGCACATCAGGTTATCGGGATTATGCGCCTCGGCCCCGTCGTCGCTACGCAGTTCATGCGGCGTGTTGGGGAACAGCGCGATCACCGGAATCCCGAGATCGACCGCCTCCTTCGCCCGCGCCACGATGCCATCGACCGACCAGCGCGATACGCCGGGCAGGGTCTTGACCGGCTCCTCCACGCCCTTTCCCGCAGTGACAAACAGCGGCCAGATCAGGTCGGCGGGTGTGACAAGGGTCTCGCGGTGGAGCGCGCGGCTCCAGCCGTGGGCGCGGGTACGGCGCAGGCGGGTGTTGGGAAAATGTCCGGTCATGGCGCGAGACTTACGCGCAATCGCGGCTTGACGACAAGCTCTCGTTACAGGGTGCGCGCTGCTGTCCCTGCCCGGGCCATGTCGATTTTCTCGATCTCGCGCACAGGTTCCTTGGCCTCGCCCGGCAGCGGCTCGAGATCCTTGAGCGCCGCGCCGACCTCGATTTCCTTCAAGCGGAGCAGCTGGCGGCGGAAATCGATCAGCTCGGTGCCGGAAAGCTCGGCGCGGGTGACAAAGGCGACGCTCGCCGGGTTGATCGCCCGCCCACCGCGATACATTTCGTAATGGAGGTGCGGGCCGGTCGAAAGGCCGGTGGAGCCGACATAGCCGATCACCTGCCCGCGCCGCACGCTTTGCCCGGCGCTCACTGCCATGCGGCTCATGTGGCAATAGCGGGTCGAAAGGCCGCCGCCATGCTCCAGCCGCACCGCGATGCCGCAGCCGCCCGCGCGCCCTGCCGCGCTGACCCGGCCATCCGAGACCGCGACGATCGGCGTGCCATAGCGCGCCTTGAAATCGAGCCCGGCGTGCATCCGGGTATAGCCAAGGATCGGGTGACGCCGCATCCCGAAACCCGAAGTCGTCGGCCCCGGCACCGGCGCCAGCAGCCCGCGCCGCTGTTCGCCCACGCCCGAGGCCTCGTAGAACCGGCCGTCCTTGCCCCAACGCATCAGCTGGGTGCGTGCCTTGCCGGCGCGATCGACCCCGGCATAGAGCAATTGCCCGGCCTGCCGTTCACCGGTCGCTGCGCGGCGATAGCTGATGATGATGTCGAATTCGTCGGTGGCGCGCACCTCGCGGTCCATGTCGATCTGCGCATCGAGGGCCTTGAGATATTCCTGCACCGCGCTCGCCGGTACGCCTGCCTGCCGCATCGAACGGTAAAGGCTGGAGCCCACCACCCCGCGCACCCGCAGAGGGGTATCGTCGACGCGGATCACATTGCGCTTCAGCGCCAGCGGGCCGGACGGAACCACCGGTGTGCCGTCTTCGGCGATCTCGCCCACGCCAGGCCGGGTCAGCGCCAGCTCCAGATCGAAGCGGGCGCGGAAGGCGAGGCTGTCGAGCGGGCGCGGCTCGCCGGGTGCCGGGCGGCGCCCCAGCAGCACGTCCATCTGCGTCCCCGGCGTGATATCGCCCAACGGCACCGCCTGCCCGATCAGCGCCGCTGCACGATCAATGTCGCCGGCCGCCACGCCCGCACGGCGCAGCATGGAGGCAAAACTGTCGCCCGGCGCAAGCGTCACCATCAGCTGGATCTGCGGCCTTTCCGGCGCGCTCTTGAGCGGGATAACGGCCTGCGTTGGCCCCATGCGGCGACCGCTATCGCCCCCCAGCGCCAGCGGCAGGATCATCTGGCTGCGCAATTCGCTGTCGACCTCTTCGGCCTGCGGCATGGCGGGGCGGGCTTCGAGCGGGGTGAGATCCGGCCAGAAGGCCAACGCGAACACGCCCAGCCCAACCATCGTCGCCAGCCCGCGCAGCCAGCGGCGGCTGCCGATATCCTCGGCCAGATCGGGTGCAAGATCGAGGCCTTCGAACCATCGCGAGACGCCAAGACGCCATTCGTCATAGCGTTGCCCCCAGCCGTTGACGCGGGCAATGACCTCGCGCCGGGCAACCTGCGCTTTTGTCGGCGGTGCCAGAGCCTTGCCGTGGCGCATGTAGGACATGAGCTCGCGCGCGGTGGCTGGGTCGATCGGCGCGGCTGCAGGTTCAACCGGCGTCACCACGCCATCGGGATCGCCGGCCGGCTCATGCCCGAAGTTCACATTGCGCACGTGGTTCAACATTCTCGCCCCGAAAGCGGTGCATGACGGGGCGGCTTGCCCGGTGTCCCGGTTCCTCCCTTGTCGCATTTCTGTGCCAGAACAAAGTAAATCCCGCCTTAACCAGCGACCAGACGCGCGCCCTGTGCGATAAGAGGTTGTGCGTAGGTCACAGATGCCCTGCCGCTTGGCCTTGCCGGGGGACGGCAAGCCTGACAGAACCCGGTGTGTCGTGACCTCTCCCGTCTCTTCCCGTCCCGCCGAGGATGCGCGCGTTCGCGCTGTACTCGGGCCGACCAACACCGGCAAGACGCACCTCGCGATCGAACGGATGTGCGGCCATTCGAGCGGCATGATGGGCTTTCCGCTGCGCCTTCTGGCGCGCGAGGTCTATGACCGGGTGCGCGCGATCAAGGGCGACAATCAGGTGGCGCTGATCACCGGGGAGGAACGGATCGAGCCGCCACAGGCGCGCTATTTCCTCTGCACTGCCGAAGCCATGCCGAGGACAGCGGGCGAACACGCCTTCGTCGCGCTGGACGAAGCGCAGCTGGGCGCTGATCCCGAACGCGGGCATATCTTTACCGACCGGCTGCTCCACGCGCGCGGGCGCGAAGAAACGATGATCCTCGGTTCCGCGACATTGGAGCCGATGGTCAAGGCGCTGATCCCGCGCGCCGAAGTGACCAGCCGCCCGCGGTTTTCGACGCTCAGTCACGCGGGGGTATGCAAACTCTCGCGCCTGCCCAAACGCTCTGCCGTGGTCGCTTTCAGTGTCGAGCAGGTCTACGCCATGGCAGAGGCCTTGCGGCGGTTCCGGGGCGGGGCGGCGGTGGTGATGGGCGCGCTCTCGCCCGAAACCCGCAACAAGCAGGTCGCGATGTTCCAAGCGGGCGAGATCGATTACATCGTCGCCACCGATGCCATCGGCATGGGGCTGAATCTCGATCTCGATCACGTCGCCTTCGCCTCGCTGACCAAGTTCGACGGGCGCAGGAAGCGGCGGCTCACCCCGTCGGAGATGGCGCAGATCGCCGGGCGCGCCGGGCGGCACCAGCGCGATGGCACCTTCGGCACCCTTTCGGGGATGGGCAAGGGCGATGCCGAACCGCTCCAGTTCACCGACGAGGAAGTCTACGCGATCGAGGAACACAAGTTCGCGCCCCTCACCAACCTGTTCTGGCGCGAGGCTGATCCGCGCTTCGATTCGCTCGAACGCCTGATTGCCGATCTCGAAGCACGGCCCGACAATCCGGTGCTCCGCCCCGCCCCCGAAGCCATCGACATGGCGGTGCTGAAGCGCCTCGCCGGGGAAAGCATCGCCGACACGGTGAAGGGCGCAGGCAGCGTGCGGCGCTTCTGGGAAGCCTGCTCGCTGCCCGATTTCCGCAATCTCGGGGTGGAACAGCACGCCCGCTTCGTCGCCCGCCTGTGGAATGACCTTGCGCAAGGCTATCTGGGCGCGGATTTCGTCGCCGCGCGCATCGCCGAGCTTGACCGGATGCAGGGCGACATCGACACGCTGCAAGGGCGAATCGCAGCGATTCGCAGCTGGGCTTACATCTGCCAGCGGCCCGACTGGGTGCTGGCAAGGGACGAAATGGCCGCGCGGGCACGCGCGGTCGAGGCGAAGCTCTCGGACGCGCTGCACGCGCGGCTGACCGAGCGTTTCGTGAACCGAAGGACGACACTCTTGATGAAATCACTGGGGCAGGATGCAAGTGCGCTGCCCGTCACGCTTGAACCCGATGGCCAGCTGATGGTGGAGGGCGAAAACATCGGCCGCCTCGAAGGCTTCCGCTTCCATGTCGATCCTTCGGCAGGCGTGGCTGACCGGCGGATGCTGTTGGCGGCGGGCGAGAAGGCGCTGCCCGCGCTGCTGGCCGAACGCGCCGAGTGGCTGCTGTCGCAGGGGAGCGGCGAGCTCGAAATCAGCGGTGGCGCAATCCGCTGGCAGGGCCGCGCACTGGCCGAGGTAACCTTCCCCGGCCATCCCGGCTCCGGCAATTTCGGCACGCCGCGCCTCACCTTGACCCGCGATCTCACCCTGCTGCCTGAAACGGCGAAAGCCAATCTCGAGGCCGGACTGGCAGCATGGCTCGAACAGCAGCTCGAACCGCTCGAGCCGCTGCGCAAGCTGGCCGAGGCGGCGCGCGATCCGGACGCCGGGTCGCAGGCGCGCGCGCTCGTCATTACGCTGATCGAAGCACGCGGGGTGATTTCCCGCGAGGAGGCAGGGCTTGAGAACCTGCCCAAGGAAATGCGGCCCTACCTGCGGAAGCTGGGCGTGACCTTCGGTGCGCTCGACATCTTCGATGCGCCGCTGCTGAAGCCCGCCCCGCGCCGCTTGCTGCACGCGCTGGGGCTCGATCCGCGCCCGCTCAACCCGGCGATGCTGCCGGTGCTGGCCGAGGGCAGCTGGGCCAAGGGCCGCCTGCCCGCCGGTTACCGCTATGCCGGAACGCAGGCGATCCGTGTCGATCTGGCCGAAAAGATTCTGCGCGCCGCCTTCGAAGCCCGCGCGGGCGTCGTCGCGGCCCACCCCAAGGAGCGCAATCGTCCGTTTCGCGTCGATCTGTCGCTGGCCGTGTCCATCGGGCTGGAGGAAAGCAATGCCCGCCGCTTGCTGGGCAGCGCCGGTTTCCGTTTCGAACGTGCGCGGCCGCTGGCGGAAGGCGCGCATGGCCCGGCCGCGCCCGACCGGTGGTATTGGCGCCCGCGCCGTCCGGGCGACAAGGATGAACGGCGGGAGGCGCGCAGGGATCATCGCAAGAATGGCCACAAGGATCATGGTCAGAAAGGCGGCGCACCGCGCGGCAAGGGTTCGCAAACGGCTGCCAGACCCTCGCGTGATGGCGCTCAGCGCGGCCCAGGCCGGGGTCAGACCCCGCCCAGACCCCCTGTTGACACCGGCCCGGCGCGGGCCGGGGGTGCGTTCGACAAACTGGCGGATCTGCTCAAGGGATGAGCCATGACGGTGCGGGAGGGTCGATGCGGATTGATCGTCTGCTGGTCTATCTGCGCTTCGCCCGCACCCGATCGGCTGCCGAGGCCCTGATCGCAACCCGTGCTTTGCGGCGCAACAGAATCCATGTGCTGCGCGGCAGCGAACAGGTACGTATCGGGGATGTGCTGACTATCGCCCTGGGAAGCACTGTAAGGGTGATCGAGCTTATCGCGCTTCCCCAGCGGCGCGGCCCGCCTGCCGAAGCCCGCGCCCACTATCGCACGTTTGACCAATTTCATGAGGTTGACCCGGACAGTCTTGACCGTAAAGGGCAAATGACAATAACCGCCTCACCTTGCGCGGGGGCAACCCCGCCCGATGATCCCGCAGACCGCCTTTGAAAGAGCCGCAATGACCTACGTCGTCACCGAAGACTGCATCAAGTGCAAGTACACCGATTGCGTGGAAGTGTGCCCGGTCGACTGCTTCTACGAAGGCGAGAACATGCTGGTGATCAACCCCAGCGAATGCATCGATTGCGGCGTGTGCGAACCGGAATGTCCGGCTGAGGCGATTCTCCCCGATACCGAGGACGGGCTGGAGAAATGGCTCGAACTCAATACCAAGTTCTCCGCCGTCTGGCCGAACATCACCAGCCAGAAGGCCCCGCCCGAAGATGCCGACGCGCACAAGGGCGAGAAGGACAAGTTCGAGAAGTATTTCAGCGAAGAACCGGGCGAAGGCGACTGATTTCCCGCCTCTTGCGCCTTGTCTGCATAGCTAGGAAGGCTTGCGCAAACGCCGACTCGCAATTTTGTTGCAGACATGCTATATAATAAGACAACCGCGCCGGTTCACACCCGCGCAGGCGTTGAAAACCAGAAAGGCCTGACACCAGCAATCCCCTAACCGGATGATCGCACCCGGCGCTTGCTTCCCCTGAGGCCCGCTTCAGCAAGCATCCGCGCCGCCGGGATGATTGTCCGCTCTCCGTTGTCAG includes the following:
- a CDS encoding M23 family metallopeptidase; translated protein: MLNHVRNVNFGHEPAGDPDGVVTPVEPAAAPIDPATARELMSYMRHGKALAPPTKAQVARREVIARVNGWGQRYDEWRLGVSRWFEGLDLAPDLAEDIGSRRWLRGLATMVGLGVFALAFWPDLTPLEARPAMPQAEEVDSELRSQMILPLALGGDSGRRMGPTQAVIPLKSAPERPQIQLMVTLAPGDSFASMLRRAGVAAGDIDRAAALIGQAVPLGDITPGTQMDVLLGRRPAPGEPRPLDSLAFRARFDLELALTRPGVGEIAEDGTPVVPSGPLALKRNVIRVDDTPLRVRGVVGSSLYRSMRQAGVPASAVQEYLKALDAQIDMDREVRATDEFDIIISYRRAATGERQAGQLLYAGVDRAGKARTQLMRWGKDGRFYEASGVGEQRRGLLAPVPGPTTSGFGMRRHPILGYTRMHAGLDFKARYGTPIVAVSDGRVSAAGRAGGCGIAVRLEHGGGLSTRYCHMSRMAVSAGQSVRRGQVIGYVGSTGLSTGPHLHYEMYRGGRAINPASVAFVTRAELSGTELIDFRRQLLRLKEIEVGAALKDLEPLPGEAKEPVREIEKIDMARAGTAARTL
- a CDS encoding S4 domain-containing protein, which translates into the protein MRIDRLLVYLRFARTRSAAEALIATRALRRNRIHVLRGSEQVRIGDVLTIALGSTVRVIELIALPQRRGPPAEARAHYRTFDQFHEVDPDSLDRKGQMTITASPCAGATPPDDPADRL
- a CDS encoding helicase-related protein, with the protein product MPCRLALPGDGKPDRTRCVVTSPVSSRPAEDARVRAVLGPTNTGKTHLAIERMCGHSSGMMGFPLRLLAREVYDRVRAIKGDNQVALITGEERIEPPQARYFLCTAEAMPRTAGEHAFVALDEAQLGADPERGHIFTDRLLHARGREETMILGSATLEPMVKALIPRAEVTSRPRFSTLSHAGVCKLSRLPKRSAVVAFSVEQVYAMAEALRRFRGGAAVVMGALSPETRNKQVAMFQAGEIDYIVATDAIGMGLNLDLDHVAFASLTKFDGRRKRRLTPSEMAQIAGRAGRHQRDGTFGTLSGMGKGDAEPLQFTDEEVYAIEEHKFAPLTNLFWREADPRFDSLERLIADLEARPDNPVLRPAPEAIDMAVLKRLAGESIADTVKGAGSVRRFWEACSLPDFRNLGVEQHARFVARLWNDLAQGYLGADFVAARIAELDRMQGDIDTLQGRIAAIRSWAYICQRPDWVLARDEMAARARAVEAKLSDALHARLTERFVNRRTTLLMKSLGQDASALPVTLEPDGQLMVEGENIGRLEGFRFHVDPSAGVADRRMLLAAGEKALPALLAERAEWLLSQGSGELEISGGAIRWQGRALAEVTFPGHPGSGNFGTPRLTLTRDLTLLPETAKANLEAGLAAWLEQQLEPLEPLRKLAEAARDPDAGSQARALVITLIEARGVISREEAGLENLPKEMRPYLRKLGVTFGALDIFDAPLLKPAPRRLLHALGLDPRPLNPAMLPVLAEGSWAKGRLPAGYRYAGTQAIRVDLAEKILRAAFEARAGVVAAHPKERNRPFRVDLSLAVSIGLEESNARRLLGSAGFRFERARPLAEGAHGPAAPDRWYWRPRRPGDKDERREARRDHRKNGHKDHGQKGGAPRGKGSQTAARPSRDGAQRGPGRGQTPPRPPVDTGPARAGGAFDKLADLLKG
- the fdxA gene encoding ferredoxin FdxA gives rise to the protein MTYVVTEDCIKCKYTDCVEVCPVDCFYEGENMLVINPSECIDCGVCEPECPAEAILPDTEDGLEKWLELNTKFSAVWPNITSQKAPPEDADAHKGEKDKFEKYFSEEPGEGD